The following are encoded together in the Meriones unguiculatus strain TT.TT164.6M chromosome 16, Bangor_MerUng_6.1, whole genome shotgun sequence genome:
- the Slc39a7 gene encoding zinc transporter SLC39A7 has translation MARGLRAPHWVAVGLLTWAALGLLVAGHGGRDGLHKDVEEDFHGHSHGHSHEDFHHGHSHAHGHGHTHESIWHGHAHSHDHGHSHEDLHHGHSHGHSHDSLHHRGHGHAHEQSHGASREAGAPGVKHHLDTLTLWAYALGATVLISAAPFLVLFLIPVESNSPRHRSLLQILLSFASGGLLGDAFLHLIPHALEPHSHHTVEQPGHGHSHSGQGPILSVGLWVLSGIVAFLVVEKFVRHVKGGHGHSHGGHGDGHTHGSHRQGGQGSPSNEKPSSEEEEKEAGDTRKRRGGNTRPRDGPVKPPSPEGEKLGSDLRVSGYLNLAADLAHNFTDGLAIGASFRGGRGLGILTTMTVLLHEVPHEVGDFAILVQSGCSKKQAMRLQLLTAVGALAGTACALLTEGGAVGGEVAGGAGPGWVLPFTAGGFIYVATVSVLPELLREASPLQSLLEVLGLLGGVLMMVLIAHLE, from the exons ATGGCCAGGGGCCTTCGGGCCCCACACTGGGTGGCGGTGGGACTGCTGACCTGGGCGGCTTTGGGGCTGCTGGTGGCCGGACACGGGGGTCGTGATGGCCTGCACAAAGACGTGGAAGAGGACTTCCATGGCCACAGCCACGGGCACTCACATGAAGATTTCCACCACGGCCACAGCCATGCCCATGGCCACGGCCACACTCACGAGAGCATCTGGCATGGGCATGCCCACAGCCACGACCACGGACATTCACACGAGGATTTGCACCATGGTCACAGCCATGGCCACTCCCACGATAGCCTCCACCACAGAGGACATGGACATGCCCACGAGCAAAGCCATGGAGCCTCTAGGGAGGCTGGGGCTCCAGGCGTCAAGCACCACCTGGACACTCTCACCCTCTGGGCCTAT GCGCTGGGGGCCACAGTGCTAatctctgctgcccccttcctcGTGCTCTTTCTCATCCCGGTGGAGTCCAACTCTCCCAGGCACCGCTCTCTGCTCCAGATCCTGCTCAGTTTCGCTTCTGGGGGGCTCCTGGGTGATGCCTTCCTGCACCTTATCCCTCATGCTCTGG AGCCTCATTCTCACCACACTGTGGAGCAGCCTGGACATGGACACTCCCACAGCG GCCAGGGCCCCATTCTCTCTGTGGGACTGTGGGTTCTCAGTGGCATTGTTGCCTTCCTTGTGGTGGAGAAGTTCGTGAGGCACGTGAAAGGAGGGCATGGACACAGCCATGGTGGACATGGAGACGGCCACACACACGGAAGCCACAGACAGGGAGGACAGG GGTCTCCTTCAAATGAAAAACCCagctcagaggaagaggaaaaagaagcaggagacactcggaaaaggagaggaggaaacacaAGGCCCAGAGACGGCCCAGTGAAACCTCCAAGTCCAGAAGGAGAGAAGCTGGGCTCAG ACCTGCGTGTGTCTGGGTACCTGAACCTGGCTGCTGACTTGGCACACAACTTCACAGACGGTCTGGCCATTGGCGCGTCCTTCCGTGGGGGCCGAGGGCTAGGGATCCTGACCACAATGACAGTCCTGCTGCATGAGGTGCCCCACGAGGTTGGGGACTTTGCCATCTTGGTCCAGTCTGGCTGCAGCAAGAAACAG GCGATGCGTCTGCAGCTCCTGACCGCAGTAGGAGCCTTGGCAGGCACAGCCTGTGCCCTTCTCACCGAGGGAGGGGCGGTGGGCGGCGAGGTGGCAGGAGGTGCAGGTCCCGGCTGGGTCCTGCCCTTCACGGCAGGTGGCTTTATCTATGTAGCAACAGTGTCTGTGCTGCCTGAGCTGCTGAGAGAGGCGTCCCCGTTGCAGTCACTTTTGGAGGTGCTGGGGTTGCTGGGAGGGGTTCTCATGATGGTACTGATTGCCCACCTGGAGTGA
- the Hsd17b8 gene encoding (3R)-3-hydroxyacyl-CoA dehydrogenase isoform X2 yields the protein MASQLRLCSALALVTGSGVPTRGAGSGIGRAISVRLAAEGAAVAACDLDEAAAQDTVRLLSGPGSEDGAPRGKHAAFQADVSQAPAAGRLLQQVQACFARPPSVVVSCAGITRDEFLLHMSEDDWDRVIAVNLKGTFLVTQAAAQALVSSGCRGSIINISSIIGKVGNIGQTNYASSKAGVIGLTQTAARELGRHGIRCNSVLPGFIATPMTRKMPEKVKDKMWQMWLRSWRPKTVATSQGPPWKSPPRGSWTRSPPTAAWPPADGDAEFPGYKRDGGVWLGHADYGRQGRL from the exons ATGGCGTCTCAACTCCGGCTTTGCTCCGCGCTGGCCTTGGTCACAGGTTCAGGGGTTCCCACCCGGG GTGCGGGTAGCGGCATCGGCCGGGCCATCAGCGTGCGCCTGGCGGCAGAGGGCGCCGCCGTGGCCGCCTGCGACCTGGACGAGGCAGCGGCCCAGGACACCGTGCGGCTGCTGAGCGGCCCGGGGAGCGAGGACGGGGCGCCGCGCGGGAAGCACGCCGCCTTCCAGGCGGACGTGTCGCAGGCCCCCGCAGCCGGGCGCCTGCTGCAGCAAGTGCAG gCCTGCTTCGCTCGCCCGCCATCTGTCGTCGTGTCCTGTGCGGGCATCACACGCGATGAGTTTCTGCTCCACATGTCAGAAGACGACTGGGACAGAGTCATCGCCGTCAACCTCAAG GGCACTTTCCTAGTCACTCAGGCTGCAGCCCAGGCTTTGGTGTCCAGCGGCTGTCGCGGCTCCATCATCAACATCAGTAGCATCATTGGAAAG GTGGGGAATATTGGACAAACAAATTATGCGTCCTCCAAAGCAGGAGTGATTGGGCTCACCCAGACTGCAGCCCGGGAGCTTGGACG ACACGGCATCCGATGTAACTCGGTCCTCCCGGGGTTCATTGCAACACCCATGACCCGGAAGATGCCAGAGAAAGTGAAGGACAAG ATGTGGCAGATGTGGTTGCGTTCTTGGCGTCCGAAGACAGTGGCTACATCACAGGGGCCTCCGTGGAAGTCACCG CCTCGAGGAAGCTGGACTCGCTCACCCCCCACCGCTGCCTGGCCTCCCGCGGACGGGGACGCTGAGTTCCCAGGCTACAAAAGGGACGGCGGTGTGTGGCTCGGGCACGCTGACTATGGGAGGCAGGGGCGCTTGTGA
- the Hsd17b8 gene encoding (3R)-3-hydroxyacyl-CoA dehydrogenase isoform X6, with protein MASQLRLCSALALVTGAGSGIGRAISVRLAAEGAAVAACDLDEAAAQDTVRLLSGPGSEDGAPRGKHAAFQADVSQAPAAGRLLQQVQACFARPPSVVVSCAGITRDEFLLHMSEDDWDRVIAVNLKGTFLVTQAAAQALVSSGCRGSIINISSIIGKVGNIGQTNYASSKAGVIGLTQTAARELGRHGIRCNSVLPGFIATPMTRKMPEKVKDKVTAMIPLGHMGDPEDVADVVAFLASEDSGYITGASVEVTGGLFM; from the exons ATGGCGTCTCAACTCCGGCTTTGCTCCGCGCTGGCCTTGGTCACAG GTGCGGGTAGCGGCATCGGCCGGGCCATCAGCGTGCGCCTGGCGGCAGAGGGCGCCGCCGTGGCCGCCTGCGACCTGGACGAGGCAGCGGCCCAGGACACCGTGCGGCTGCTGAGCGGCCCGGGGAGCGAGGACGGGGCGCCGCGCGGGAAGCACGCCGCCTTCCAGGCGGACGTGTCGCAGGCCCCCGCAGCCGGGCGCCTGCTGCAGCAAGTGCAG gCCTGCTTCGCTCGCCCGCCATCTGTCGTCGTGTCCTGTGCGGGCATCACACGCGATGAGTTTCTGCTCCACATGTCAGAAGACGACTGGGACAGAGTCATCGCCGTCAACCTCAAG GGCACTTTCCTAGTCACTCAGGCTGCAGCCCAGGCTTTGGTGTCCAGCGGCTGTCGCGGCTCCATCATCAACATCAGTAGCATCATTGGAAAG GTGGGGAATATTGGACAAACAAATTATGCGTCCTCCAAAGCAGGAGTGATTGGGCTCACCCAGACTGCAGCCCGGGAGCTTGGACG ACACGGCATCCGATGTAACTCGGTCCTCCCGGGGTTCATTGCAACACCCATGACCCGGAAGATGCCAGAGAAAGTGAAGGACAAG GTAACTGCAATGATCCCGCTGGGGCACATGGGGGACCCTGAGG ATGTGGCAGATGTGGTTGCGTTCTTGGCGTCCGAAGACAGTGGCTACATCACAGGGGCCTCCGTGGAAGTCACCG Gaggtcttttcatgtaa
- the Hsd17b8 gene encoding (3R)-3-hydroxyacyl-CoA dehydrogenase isoform X4, with translation MASQLRLCSALALVTGAGSGIGRAISVRLAAEGAAVAACDLDEAAAQDTVRLLSGPGSEDGAPRGKHAAFQADVSQAPAAGRLLQQVQACFARPPSVVVSCAGITRDEFLLHMSEDDWDRVIAVNLKGTFLVTQAAAQALVSSGCRGSIINISSIIGKVGNIGQTNYASSKAGVIGLTQTAARELGRHGIRCNSVLPGFIATPMTRKMPEKVKDKVTAMIPLGHMGDPEDVADVVAFLASEDSGYITGASVEVTASRKLDSLTPHRCLASRGRGR, from the exons ATGGCGTCTCAACTCCGGCTTTGCTCCGCGCTGGCCTTGGTCACAG GTGCGGGTAGCGGCATCGGCCGGGCCATCAGCGTGCGCCTGGCGGCAGAGGGCGCCGCCGTGGCCGCCTGCGACCTGGACGAGGCAGCGGCCCAGGACACCGTGCGGCTGCTGAGCGGCCCGGGGAGCGAGGACGGGGCGCCGCGCGGGAAGCACGCCGCCTTCCAGGCGGACGTGTCGCAGGCCCCCGCAGCCGGGCGCCTGCTGCAGCAAGTGCAG gCCTGCTTCGCTCGCCCGCCATCTGTCGTCGTGTCCTGTGCGGGCATCACACGCGATGAGTTTCTGCTCCACATGTCAGAAGACGACTGGGACAGAGTCATCGCCGTCAACCTCAAG GGCACTTTCCTAGTCACTCAGGCTGCAGCCCAGGCTTTGGTGTCCAGCGGCTGTCGCGGCTCCATCATCAACATCAGTAGCATCATTGGAAAG GTGGGGAATATTGGACAAACAAATTATGCGTCCTCCAAAGCAGGAGTGATTGGGCTCACCCAGACTGCAGCCCGGGAGCTTGGACG ACACGGCATCCGATGTAACTCGGTCCTCCCGGGGTTCATTGCAACACCCATGACCCGGAAGATGCCAGAGAAAGTGAAGGACAAG GTAACTGCAATGATCCCGCTGGGGCACATGGGGGACCCTGAGG ATGTGGCAGATGTGGTTGCGTTCTTGGCGTCCGAAGACAGTGGCTACATCACAGGGGCCTCCGTGGAAGTCACCG CCTCGAGGAAGCTGGACTCGCTCACCCCCCACCGCTGCCTGGCCTCCCGCGGACGGGGACGCTGA
- the Hsd17b8 gene encoding (3R)-3-hydroxyacyl-CoA dehydrogenase isoform X5, whose product MASQLRLCSALALVTGSGVPTRGAGSGIGRAISVRLAAEGAAVAACDLDEAAAQDTVRLLSGPGSEDGAPRGKHAAFQADVSQAPAAGRLLQQVQACFARPPSVVVSCAGITRDEFLLHMSEDDWDRVIAVNLKGTFLVTQAAAQALVSSGCRGSIINISSIIGKVGNIGQTNYASSKAGVIGLTQTAARELGRHGIRCNSVLPGFIATPMTRKMPEKVKDKVTAMIPLGHMGDPEDVADVVAFLASEDSGYITGASVEVTGGLFM is encoded by the exons ATGGCGTCTCAACTCCGGCTTTGCTCCGCGCTGGCCTTGGTCACAGGTTCAGGGGTTCCCACCCGGG GTGCGGGTAGCGGCATCGGCCGGGCCATCAGCGTGCGCCTGGCGGCAGAGGGCGCCGCCGTGGCCGCCTGCGACCTGGACGAGGCAGCGGCCCAGGACACCGTGCGGCTGCTGAGCGGCCCGGGGAGCGAGGACGGGGCGCCGCGCGGGAAGCACGCCGCCTTCCAGGCGGACGTGTCGCAGGCCCCCGCAGCCGGGCGCCTGCTGCAGCAAGTGCAG gCCTGCTTCGCTCGCCCGCCATCTGTCGTCGTGTCCTGTGCGGGCATCACACGCGATGAGTTTCTGCTCCACATGTCAGAAGACGACTGGGACAGAGTCATCGCCGTCAACCTCAAG GGCACTTTCCTAGTCACTCAGGCTGCAGCCCAGGCTTTGGTGTCCAGCGGCTGTCGCGGCTCCATCATCAACATCAGTAGCATCATTGGAAAG GTGGGGAATATTGGACAAACAAATTATGCGTCCTCCAAAGCAGGAGTGATTGGGCTCACCCAGACTGCAGCCCGGGAGCTTGGACG ACACGGCATCCGATGTAACTCGGTCCTCCCGGGGTTCATTGCAACACCCATGACCCGGAAGATGCCAGAGAAAGTGAAGGACAAG GTAACTGCAATGATCCCGCTGGGGCACATGGGGGACCCTGAGG ATGTGGCAGATGTGGTTGCGTTCTTGGCGTCCGAAGACAGTGGCTACATCACAGGGGCCTCCGTGGAAGTCACCG Gaggtcttttcatgtaa
- the Hsd17b8 gene encoding (3R)-3-hydroxyacyl-CoA dehydrogenase isoform X3 codes for MASQLRLCSALALVTGSGVPTRGAGSGIGRAISVRLAAEGAAVAACDLDEAAAQDTVRLLSGPGSEDGAPRGKHAAFQADVSQAPAAGRLLQQVQACFARPPSVVVSCAGITRDEFLLHMSEDDWDRVIAVNLKGTFLVTQAAAQALVSSGCRGSIINISSIIGKVGNIGQTNYASSKAGVIGLTQTAARELGRHGIRCNSVLPGFIATPMTRKMPEKVKDKVTAMIPLGHMGDPEDVADVVAFLASEDSGYITGASVEVTASRKLDSLTPHRCLASRGRGR; via the exons ATGGCGTCTCAACTCCGGCTTTGCTCCGCGCTGGCCTTGGTCACAGGTTCAGGGGTTCCCACCCGGG GTGCGGGTAGCGGCATCGGCCGGGCCATCAGCGTGCGCCTGGCGGCAGAGGGCGCCGCCGTGGCCGCCTGCGACCTGGACGAGGCAGCGGCCCAGGACACCGTGCGGCTGCTGAGCGGCCCGGGGAGCGAGGACGGGGCGCCGCGCGGGAAGCACGCCGCCTTCCAGGCGGACGTGTCGCAGGCCCCCGCAGCCGGGCGCCTGCTGCAGCAAGTGCAG gCCTGCTTCGCTCGCCCGCCATCTGTCGTCGTGTCCTGTGCGGGCATCACACGCGATGAGTTTCTGCTCCACATGTCAGAAGACGACTGGGACAGAGTCATCGCCGTCAACCTCAAG GGCACTTTCCTAGTCACTCAGGCTGCAGCCCAGGCTTTGGTGTCCAGCGGCTGTCGCGGCTCCATCATCAACATCAGTAGCATCATTGGAAAG GTGGGGAATATTGGACAAACAAATTATGCGTCCTCCAAAGCAGGAGTGATTGGGCTCACCCAGACTGCAGCCCGGGAGCTTGGACG ACACGGCATCCGATGTAACTCGGTCCTCCCGGGGTTCATTGCAACACCCATGACCCGGAAGATGCCAGAGAAAGTGAAGGACAAG GTAACTGCAATGATCCCGCTGGGGCACATGGGGGACCCTGAGG ATGTGGCAGATGTGGTTGCGTTCTTGGCGTCCGAAGACAGTGGCTACATCACAGGGGCCTCCGTGGAAGTCACCG CCTCGAGGAAGCTGGACTCGCTCACCCCCCACCGCTGCCTGGCCTCCCGCGGACGGGGACGCTGA
- the Hsd17b8 gene encoding (3R)-3-hydroxyacyl-CoA dehydrogenase isoform X1, which translates to MASQLRLCSALALVTGSGVPTRGAGSGIGRAISVRLAAEGAAVAACDLDEAAAQDTVRLLSGPGSEDGAPRGKHAAFQADVSQAPAAGRLLQQVQACFARPPSVVVSCAGITRDEFLLHMSEDDWDRVIAVNLKGTFLVTQAAAQALVSSGCRGSIINISSIIGKVGNIGQTNYASSKAGVIGLTQTAARELGRHGIRCNSVLPGFIATPMTRKMPEKVKDKVAQGLTVGVGLGVWGHSHSGSEEVRPPFPHRPLPQMWQMWLRSWRPKTVATSQGPPWKSPPRGSWTRSPPTAAWPPADGDAEFPGYKRDGGVWLGHADYGRQGRL; encoded by the exons ATGGCGTCTCAACTCCGGCTTTGCTCCGCGCTGGCCTTGGTCACAGGTTCAGGGGTTCCCACCCGGG GTGCGGGTAGCGGCATCGGCCGGGCCATCAGCGTGCGCCTGGCGGCAGAGGGCGCCGCCGTGGCCGCCTGCGACCTGGACGAGGCAGCGGCCCAGGACACCGTGCGGCTGCTGAGCGGCCCGGGGAGCGAGGACGGGGCGCCGCGCGGGAAGCACGCCGCCTTCCAGGCGGACGTGTCGCAGGCCCCCGCAGCCGGGCGCCTGCTGCAGCAAGTGCAG gCCTGCTTCGCTCGCCCGCCATCTGTCGTCGTGTCCTGTGCGGGCATCACACGCGATGAGTTTCTGCTCCACATGTCAGAAGACGACTGGGACAGAGTCATCGCCGTCAACCTCAAG GGCACTTTCCTAGTCACTCAGGCTGCAGCCCAGGCTTTGGTGTCCAGCGGCTGTCGCGGCTCCATCATCAACATCAGTAGCATCATTGGAAAG GTGGGGAATATTGGACAAACAAATTATGCGTCCTCCAAAGCAGGAGTGATTGGGCTCACCCAGACTGCAGCCCGGGAGCTTGGACG ACACGGCATCCGATGTAACTCGGTCCTCCCGGGGTTCATTGCAACACCCATGACCCGGAAGATGCCAGAGAAAGTGAAGGACAAG GTCGCACAGGGATTAACGGTTGGCGTGGGCCTAGGGGTCTGGGGGCATAGCCACTCCGGATCTGAGGAAGTGAGACCGCCCTTCCCCCACCGCCCCCTCCCCCAGATGTGGCAGATGTGGTTGCGTTCTTGGCGTCCGAAGACAGTGGCTACATCACAGGGGCCTCCGTGGAAGTCACCG CCTCGAGGAAGCTGGACTCGCTCACCCCCCACCGCTGCCTGGCCTCCCGCGGACGGGGACGCTGAGTTCCCAGGCTACAAAAGGGACGGCGGTGTGTGGCTCGGGCACGCTGACTATGGGAGGCAGGGGCGCTTGTGA
- the Ring1 gene encoding E3 ubiquitin-protein ligase RING1 has translation MTTPANAQNASKTWELSLYELHRTPQEAIMDGTEIAVSPRSLHSELMCPICLDMLKNTMTTKECLHRFCSDCIVTALRSGNKECPTCRKKLVSKRSLRPDPNFDALISKIYPSREEYEAHQDRVLIRLSRLHNQQALSSSIEEGLRMQALHRAQRVRRPMQGSDQTATMSGGEGEPGEAEGDGEDVSSDSAPDSAPGPAPKRPRGGGAGGSSVGTGVGAAGGVCGGAGSEDSGDRGGTLGGGTLGPPSPPGAPSPPEPGGEIELVFRPHPLLVEKGEYCQTRYVKTTGNATVDHLSKYLALRIALERRQQQETTEPGGPGGGASDTGGPDGGGGESGVAGGGEGPEESALPSLEGVSEKQYTIYIAPGGGAFTTLNGSLTLELVNEKFWKVSRPLELCYAPTKDPK, from the exons ATGACGACGCCGGCGAATGCCCAGAATGCCAGCAAAACGTGGGAACTGAGTCTCTATGAGCTGCACCGGACCCCGCAG GAGGCCATCATGGATGGCACGGAGATCGCGGTGTCGCCTCGGTCGCTGCATTCGGAGCTCATGTGTCCTATCTGCCTGGACATGCTGAAGAACACCATGACCACCAAGGAGTGCCTGCACAGGTTCTGCTCCGACTGCATCGTCACTGCCCTGCGCAGCGG GAACAAGGAGTGCCCCACCTGCCGGAAGAAGCTGGTGTCCAAGCGGTCGCTACGGCCGGACCCCAACTTCGACGCCCTGATCTCCAAGATCTACCCCAGCCGGGAGGAGTACGAGGCCCACCAGGACCGCGTGCTCATCCGCCTCAGCCGCCTGCACAACCAGCAGGCGCTGAGCTCCAGCATCGAGGAGGGCCTTCGGATGCAGGCCTTGCACAG GGCCCAGCGTGTGAGGCGGCCGATGCAGGGATCCGATCAGACGGCGACGATGAGTGGGGGGGAAGGAGAACCTGGGGAGGCCGAAGGGGATGGGGAGGACGTAAGCTCTGACTCCGCCCCCGACTCggccccaggccctgctcccAAGAGACCCCGTGGCGGGGGTGCGGGGGGCAGCAGTGTGGGGACAGGGGTGGGTGCTGCTGGCGGGGTTTGCGGGGGAGCTGGTTCTGAAGACTCTGGTGACCGGGGCGGCACGCTGGGAGGGGGAACCCTGGGCCCCCCGAGCCCCCCGGGGGCTCCCAGCCCTCCAGAGCCAGGTGGAGAGATCGAGCTTGTGTTCCGGCCCCACCCCCtgcttgtggagaaaggagagtaCTGCCAGACGAG gtACGTGAAGACCACTGGGAATGCCACAGTGGACCACCTCTCCAAGTACTTGGCGCTGCGCATCGCGCTGGAgcggaggcagcagcaggagaccaCAGAGCCTGGAGGGCCCGGTGGGGGCGCCTCGGACACAGGCGGACCTGATGGGGGTGGCGGGGAGAGTGGGGTTGCTGGAGGAGGCGAAGGTCCTGAGGAGTCCGCGCTGCCCAGCCTGGAAGGCGTCAGCGAGAAGCAGTACACCATCTACATAGCGCCCGGGGGCGGAGCTTTCACG ACGCTGAATGGCTCCCTGACCTTGGAGCTTGTGAATGAGAAGTTCTGGAAGGTGTCCAGGCCGCTAGAGCTCTGCTACGCCCCCACTAAGGACCCAAAATGA